The following are from one region of the Rosettibacter firmus genome:
- the hydG gene encoding [FeFe] hydrogenase H-cluster radical SAM maturase HydG, producing the protein MEFINEDYIFSLLKDESLKEKELQKDIIQKAKEAKGLTLRESAALLNIEDKELLEELFYTAKEVKEKIYGSRLVLFAPLYVTNACVNNCLYCAFRRDNKELKRKTLSIEEIKGETEFLVKQGHKRILLVAGESLKNSSLDYIGEAIRTMYEVHINGGNIRRINVNVAPLSIDGFKTLKSFGIGTYQCFQETYHYETYVKMHPDGPKKDFAWRLYAMDRALQAGIDDVGIGALFGLTDYKFETLAMLSHAFNLDEKYGIGPHTISVPRLEPALNAPVSHKPPFAVDDLSFKKIVAVLRLAVPYTGIILSTRERPELRRELFSLGVSQISAGSRTSPGAYRESQESLNEYEMQQFQLGDHRSLDEVVRDCCQLGFLPSFCTACYRSQRTGDRFMEFAKSGTIHFMCSPNALSTFKEYIIDYASEETKKIANDFIQKEIEKLDGPTKTKAIKMIERVDAGERDVYF; encoded by the coding sequence ATGGAATTTATAAATGAAGATTATATTTTCTCTTTATTAAAAGATGAAAGTCTAAAAGAAAAAGAATTACAGAAAGATATTATTCAAAAGGCAAAAGAAGCTAAGGGATTAACACTCAGAGAAAGTGCCGCACTACTGAATATTGAAGATAAAGAACTTCTTGAAGAATTATTCTATACAGCAAAAGAAGTTAAAGAAAAAATCTATGGAAGTCGCCTTGTCCTTTTTGCACCATTATATGTAACAAATGCATGTGTAAATAATTGTTTATACTGTGCTTTTCGAAGAGATAATAAAGAGCTTAAAAGAAAAACATTATCAATTGAAGAAATAAAAGGTGAAACGGAATTCTTGGTTAAACAGGGTCATAAAAGAATTTTGCTTGTTGCAGGTGAAAGTTTGAAAAATTCTTCTCTTGATTACATTGGTGAAGCTATTAGAACTATGTACGAGGTTCATATTAATGGAGGTAATATTAGAAGAATTAATGTTAATGTTGCACCTTTATCAATTGATGGTTTCAAAACACTAAAAAGTTTTGGTATTGGTACTTATCAGTGTTTTCAAGAAACTTATCATTACGAAACTTATGTAAAAATGCATCCTGATGGACCTAAAAAAGATTTTGCATGGAGACTTTATGCAATGGATAGAGCTCTACAAGCAGGTATTGATGATGTAGGAATTGGAGCATTGTTTGGTCTAACGGATTATAAATTTGAAACTCTCGCTATGTTAAGTCATGCTTTTAATCTTGATGAAAAATATGGAATTGGTCCACATACAATTTCTGTCCCACGACTCGAACCAGCTCTGAATGCACCAGTTTCTCATAAACCACCTTTTGCTGTTGATGATTTATCATTTAAAAAAATAGTTGCAGTTTTAAGACTTGCAGTTCCCTATACTGGAATTATTCTATCTACAAGAGAAAGACCTGAACTTAGACGCGAATTATTTAGTTTAGGTGTTTCACAAATTAGTGCTGGAAGTAGAACATCACCGGGGGCTTACCGGGAATCTCAGGAAAGTTTAAATGAATATGAAATGCAACAGTTCCAGCTTGGTGATCATCGTTCGCTTGATGAAGTTGTAAGAGATTGTTGCCAGCTTGGATTTTTGCCAAGCTTTTGTACTGCTTGCTATCGTTCTCAAAGAACAGGCGATAGATTTATGGAATTTGCTAAATCTGGAACAATTCATTTTATGTGTTCACCTAATGCTCTTTCGACTTTTAAAGAATATATTATTGATTATGCATCTGAAGAAACAAAAAAAATTGCTAATGATTTCATTCAAAAAGAAATAGAAAAATTAGATGGACCTACGAAAACAAAAGCCATTAAAATGATCGAAAGAGTTGATGCTGGCGAGAGAGATGTTTACTTCTAA
- the era gene encoding GTPase Era → MAVKAGFVSIIGKPNVGKSTLMNALIGEKLSITTSKPQTTRKKIIGILSTENYQIIFQDTPGILNPEYLLQERMLEYVVSAAKDADLILFMIDVHNDPTGEKTLSDEKVFEILKDKKIKKILLINKVDLVSQQVVENLINSLSEKKFFEKIIPISATEGYNLQNVIDTIVEYLPEHPKYYPDDQLSDENERFFVSEIIREKIFEMYHEEVPYSTEVVVEEFKERSKGKDYIRAVIIVEKDSQKPIIIGKDGELIKKLGKLSRESIERFLQREVYLELFVKVREKWRSKPNLLKAFGYVPPEE, encoded by the coding sequence ATGGCTGTTAAAGCTGGATTTGTTTCAATAATTGGTAAGCCAAATGTAGGTAAATCTACATTAATGAATGCACTTATTGGAGAAAAATTATCAATTACAACAAGTAAGCCACAAACAACAAGAAAAAAAATTATTGGAATACTTTCAACAGAAAATTATCAGATAATTTTTCAGGATACACCTGGTATATTAAATCCAGAATATTTGTTACAGGAAAGAATGCTTGAATATGTAGTTTCGGCAGCAAAAGATGCAGATTTGATTTTGTTTATGATCGATGTGCATAATGACCCAACTGGTGAAAAAACTTTATCGGACGAAAAAGTTTTTGAAATTCTTAAAGACAAAAAAATCAAGAAAATTCTTTTAATAAATAAAGTGGATTTAGTTAGTCAACAAGTCGTAGAGAATTTAATTAATTCATTGAGCGAAAAAAAATTCTTTGAAAAAATCATTCCGATTTCTGCTACAGAAGGTTATAATCTTCAAAATGTTATTGATACTATAGTGGAATATTTACCTGAACATCCCAAGTATTATCCAGATGATCAATTAAGTGATGAAAATGAAAGATTTTTTGTATCAGAAATAATTCGTGAAAAAATATTTGAAATGTATCATGAAGAAGTTCCTTATAGTACTGAAGTTGTTGTAGAAGAATTTAAAGAAAGAAGTAAAGGGAAAGATTATATTCGAGCAGTAATTATTGTTGAAAAAGATTCTCAAAAACCAATTATAATTGGTAAAGATGGTGAATTAATAAAGAAATTGGGAAAACTATCACGTGAATCGATTGAGAGATTTTTGCAAAGAGAAGTTTATCTGGAATTATTTGTTAAAGTTAGAGAAAAGTGGCGTTCGAAACCTAATCTTCTTAAAGCTTTTGGATATGTCCCACCAGAAGAATAA
- the phoU gene encoding phosphate signaling complex protein PhoU gives MQQHFMNEIESLKTNLIRMASLVDEQVERVINALETGNVEMCKGIKAKDIEIDAYDNLIQVQCENLLALFQPVAADLRFIISAMMINNQLERCGDIAVNIAQRIKKTKDYNSLIIESQINEMGKQARLMLKQAIDSFIYGDSQLAENVIKNDEIVDNLNKQAFKLLVSKMQADPNLIEPAAHLIVLTRHIERLADHATNIAEDLVFYVEAKIVTHQKKLQKLEKKSED, from the coding sequence ATGCAACAACATTTTATGAACGAGATTGAAAGCTTGAAAACAAATTTAATAAGAATGGCTTCGCTTGTTGATGAACAGGTTGAAAGAGTGATTAATGCACTTGAAACTGGTAATGTTGAAATGTGTAAGGGTATTAAAGCAAAAGATATTGAAATTGATGCTTATGATAACTTAATTCAGGTGCAATGCGAAAATTTACTTGCACTGTTTCAACCAGTTGCTGCAGATTTGAGATTTATTATATCTGCAATGATGATTAATAATCAACTTGAGCGATGTGGTGATATTGCAGTTAATATTGCTCAACGAATAAAAAAGACGAAAGATTATAATTCATTAATAATAGAATCTCAAATAAATGAAATGGGAAAACAAGCAAGATTAATGCTTAAACAGGCAATTGATTCATTTATTTACGGTGATAGCCAGCTTGCAGAGAATGTAATTAAAAATGATGAAATTGTAGATAACTTAAATAAACAGGCATTTAAATTATTAGTCTCAAAAATGCAAGCAGACCCAAACTTGATTGAACCTGCAGCTCATCTTATTGTATTAACTCGCCATATAGAAAGATTAGCCGACCATGCAACAAACATTGCTGAAGATCTGGTCTTTTATGTCGAAGCAAAAATTGTAACTCATCAAAAGAAACTTCAAAAGCTCGAGAAAAAAAGTGAAGACTAA
- a CDS encoding S66 peptidase family protein: MGIVKPERLRTGDVIGIISPASSPDDLSKIDKGVSYLEKLGYRVEVGKNVGKQRGYLAGTDEERLSDLHEMFKNKNIKAIFTLRGGYGSTRLLNKIDYKIIRNNPKIFVGHSDINALQLAFYTKCELITFSGPMVAVDFQDEIDPFTEEFFWRVITSNKKIGKIQNPKGEKFFVLSKGKTQGKILGGNLTLLTSLMGTEYFPQLKGSILVLEDINEEPYRIDRMLNQLKLAKVFEQISGVILGDFINCYEHDPDKKTLTLNEVILDYFGKMKMPVLYNVRYGHVKEKITFPFGVKCSLNSSNSSIEILDSAVK; encoded by the coding sequence ATGGGTATTGTCAAACCTGAAAGACTGAGAACAGGAGATGTAATTGGAATTATTTCTCCTGCCTCTTCACCAGACGATTTGTCAAAGATTGACAAAGGAGTTTCTTACCTTGAAAAATTAGGTTACAGAGTTGAAGTTGGAAAAAATGTAGGCAAACAAAGAGGTTATTTAGCTGGCACTGACGAAGAAAGATTATCTGATCTTCATGAAATGTTTAAAAATAAAAATATTAAAGCAATTTTTACTCTACGTGGTGGTTATGGTTCTACTCGCCTTCTTAACAAAATAGATTATAAAATTATTCGGAATAATCCTAAAATTTTTGTTGGTCATAGCGATATTAATGCTTTACAATTAGCATTTTATACAAAATGTGAATTAATTACTTTTTCAGGTCCAATGGTTGCAGTTGATTTTCAGGATGAGATAGATCCTTTTACAGAAGAATTTTTCTGGAGAGTAATAACATCAAATAAAAAAATTGGAAAAATTCAAAATCCAAAAGGTGAAAAATTTTTTGTATTGTCTAAAGGAAAAACACAGGGAAAAATATTAGGGGGCAATCTTACTTTACTTACTTCGTTAATGGGTACTGAATATTTTCCACAATTAAAAGGTTCAATTTTAGTATTAGAAGATATTAATGAGGAACCTTATAGAATAGATAGGATGTTAAATCAACTAAAACTTGCTAAAGTTTTTGAACAAATTAGTGGTGTCATATTAGGTGATTTCATTAACTGTTATGAACATGATCCAGATAAGAAAACTTTAACTCTTAACGAAGTGATTCTGGATTATTTTGGTAAGATGAAAATGCCTGTTTTATACAATGTCAGGTATGGTCATGTAAAAGAAAAAATAACTTTCCCATTTGGAGTTAAATGCTCACTTAATTCTTCTAATAGTTCTATTGAAATTCTTGATAGTGCTGTTAAATAA
- a CDS encoding DUF58 domain-containing protein encodes MLKKTDIKSFLDPSIIAKIENLELRARMIVEGFMIGLHRSPYHGFSVEFSEHRPYMQGDSLKNLDWKVYAKREKFFIKQYEEETNLICHIFLDASNSMNFKYNAQVTKLEYAITLAAALSYIMINQQDAVGLATYSDHVHSFLPPKSNNVYLKTLFLELLKVNPSGKTLTSKCIDPLVNKINKRGLTIIISDFFDFTQPQQDNIKTDMFDSIMKTLKHIHYKKNEVIVFQILDPVEKNFNFDRDSIFVDIETGEEITTQPYFIQKAYQESMQEFINRFKTECLNYGIEYNLLETTTPFDKALLSYFSKRSKLF; translated from the coding sequence ATGCTAAAAAAAACTGATATTAAATCATTTCTTGATCCTTCTATTATTGCCAAAATAGAAAATCTTGAATTAAGAGCTCGAATGATAGTTGAAGGTTTTATGATAGGTTTACATAGAAGTCCATATCATGGATTTAGTGTTGAATTTAGCGAGCATAGACCTTATATGCAGGGAGATTCACTTAAAAATCTTGACTGGAAAGTATATGCTAAAAGAGAAAAATTTTTTATTAAACAGTATGAAGAAGAAACAAACTTAATTTGCCATATTTTTCTTGATGCAAGTAATTCTATGAATTTTAAATACAACGCACAGGTTACTAAACTTGAATATGCAATTACTCTTGCTGCTGCATTGAGTTATATAATGATTAATCAGCAAGATGCAGTTGGACTTGCAACTTATTCAGATCATGTGCATTCTTTTCTTCCACCAAAATCTAATAATGTTTATTTAAAAACTTTATTTCTTGAATTGTTGAAAGTAAATCCTTCTGGTAAAACATTAACTTCGAAATGTATCGATCCTTTAGTCAATAAAATTAATAAAAGAGGTTTGACAATTATAATCTCGGACTTTTTTGATTTTACTCAACCACAGCAGGATAATATTAAGACTGACATGTTTGATTCGATAATGAAAACACTTAAGCATATTCATTATAAAAAAAATGAAGTTATTGTTTTTCAAATTCTTGATCCAGTTGAAAAGAATTTTAATTTTGATAGAGATTCTATTTTTGTTGATATCGAAACAGGCGAAGAAATTACTACTCAACCATATTTTATTCAAAAAGCATATCAGGAATCAATGCAAGAATTTATTAATCGATTTAAGACAGAATGTTTAAATTATGGTATTGAATATAATCTTCTTGAAACCACAACTCCATTCGATAAAGCATTGTTAAGTTATTTTTCAAAAAGATCAAAATTATTTTAA
- the pstB gene encoding phosphate ABC transporter ATP-binding protein PstB yields MSVDNYKIKVNNLNLYYGKLKALNNVSINIKEKKVTALIGPSGCGKSTFLRCLNRMNDLIENVKIEGDVIIDEKNIYKDRIDVVELRKRIGMIFQKSNPFPMSIYDNVAYGPKINGIRNKDKLDEIVENSLRKAALWDEVKDNLKKSGLSLSGGQQQRLCIARALAVEPEILLMDEPASALDPISTTKIEDLIFELKENYTIVIVTHNMQQASRVSDYTAFFYMGNLIEYGETVKIFTAPEKKQTDDYIRGRFG; encoded by the coding sequence ATGAGCGTTGATAACTATAAAATAAAAGTAAATAACCTGAATCTATATTATGGAAAGCTTAAAGCTTTGAATAACGTATCAATTAATATAAAAGAAAAAAAAGTTACTGCTTTAATTGGACCATCAGGCTGTGGTAAATCTACATTTCTGAGATGTTTGAATAGAATGAACGATTTAATAGAAAATGTCAAAATAGAAGGTGATGTAATTATTGATGAAAAAAATATTTACAAAGATAGAATCGATGTTGTTGAACTTAGAAAAAGAATAGGAATGATATTTCAAAAGTCAAATCCATTCCCAATGTCAATTTATGATAATGTTGCATATGGACCTAAAATAAATGGTATTCGAAATAAAGACAAATTAGATGAAATTGTAGAAAATAGTTTACGAAAAGCAGCATTGTGGGACGAAGTTAAAGATAATCTTAAAAAAAGTGGTCTTTCTTTAAGTGGTGGACAACAACAAAGACTCTGTATTGCACGTGCTCTTGCTGTTGAACCTGAAATTCTTTTAATGGACGAACCAGCAAGTGCTCTTGATCCAATCTCTACTACTAAAATTGAAGACTTAATTTTTGAATTGAAGGAAAATTATACAATTGTTATTGTTACACATAATATGCAACAGGCTTCAAGAGTGAGTGATTATACTGCATTTTTTTATATGGGAAATCTTATTGAATATGGAGAAACTGTAAAAATTTTTACTGCTCCAGAAAAAAAACAAACAGATGATTATATTCGTGGAAGATTTGGTTAA
- a CDS encoding tetratricopeptide repeat protein: MKVKLYLPVLALLFLINCTQKSDKEYFDKIMLSIKEKKYTEALSEMEKLLEKYPESKLSPQAIYEIAKLYHSNLIPNLGKEESLRKAIDCYKKIFSNYKNFPEAERALFVTGFIFANELNKLDSAKYYYELFLKNFNNSELTNSVKLELENLGKSPEEILTKKMNSNAKKN; this comes from the coding sequence ATGAAAGTGAAGTTATATCTACCAGTATTGGCATTATTATTTTTAATTAACTGTACACAAAAAAGTGATAAAGAATATTTTGATAAAATAATGTTAAGTATAAAAGAAAAAAAATATACCGAAGCTTTAAGTGAAATGGAAAAGTTATTAGAAAAATATCCTGAAAGTAAATTATCTCCACAGGCAATTTATGAAATAGCGAAATTGTATCACTCGAATTTAATTCCCAATTTAGGTAAAGAAGAATCATTAAGAAAAGCTATTGATTGCTATAAAAAAATATTCAGTAATTATAAAAATTTTCCTGAAGCAGAAAGAGCTTTGTTTGTTACTGGTTTTATTTTTGCCAATGAGTTGAATAAACTTGATTCAGCAAAATATTATTATGAATTGTTTCTGAAAAATTTCAATAATAGTGAACTAACAAACTCTGTTAAACTTGAACTTGAAAATTTAGGTAAATCTCCCGAAGAAATTTTAACAAAAAAGATGAATTCAAATGCTAAAAAAAACTGA
- the hydE gene encoding [FeFe] hydrogenase H-cluster radical SAM maturase HydE, whose product MNLEKILYKDELSKEEIIFLLNLSDERDLQKLFNRADEVRAKYCGDEVHLRGIIDFSNYCEQNCLYCGLRADNTKLQRYRMSPEEIIETAKQIINSGIFTIVLQSGEDNYYDTDLIAYIIYSIKQIADVAITLSLGERGFDEYQTWRIAGADRYLLKHETANPKLYSIYHLHQQLNERIAHLKFLKKLGYQVGSGNMIGLPMQTIEDIADDILLCKELDLDMAAFGPFIPSPFTPYRNKKPASVELTLKTMAVARIVLKSVHIPATTALATIDEDGRIKGLKAGANVVMPDFTPFPYREQYQIYANRKCMSDDPKSCRSCLQLQIESIGRKISTSRGDSLKMHLNS is encoded by the coding sequence ATGAATCTTGAGAAAATTTTATATAAAGATGAATTGTCTAAAGAGGAAATTATTTTTCTTCTTAATCTATCAGATGAAAGAGATTTACAAAAACTCTTTAATAGAGCTGATGAGGTAAGAGCAAAATATTGTGGCGACGAGGTTCATCTTCGAGGCATTATAGATTTTTCAAATTATTGTGAACAAAATTGCCTTTATTGTGGATTAAGAGCAGACAATACTAAACTCCAGCGTTATCGAATGTCTCCAGAAGAAATTATTGAAACTGCTAAACAAATTATTAATTCCGGAATTTTTACAATCGTTTTACAATCTGGAGAAGATAATTATTACGACACTGATTTAATTGCATATATAATTTATTCTATTAAACAAATAGCAGATGTGGCTATTACTTTAAGTCTGGGAGAAAGAGGTTTTGATGAATATCAAACCTGGAGAATAGCAGGTGCCGATCGATATTTATTGAAACATGAAACTGCAAATCCAAAACTTTATTCAATCTATCATTTGCATCAACAATTGAATGAAAGAATTGCCCATTTGAAGTTTCTCAAGAAACTTGGTTATCAGGTTGGTTCTGGAAATATGATTGGTCTGCCAATGCAAACAATAGAAGATATTGCAGATGATATTTTATTGTGTAAAGAACTTGATCTGGATATGGCTGCTTTTGGTCCTTTTATTCCTTCTCCATTCACTCCTTATCGTAATAAAAAACCAGCAAGTGTTGAATTAACATTAAAAACAATGGCAGTGGCAAGAATAGTTTTAAAATCAGTCCATATACCAGCTACTACAGCTCTTGCTACAATTGATGAAGATGGAAGAATTAAAGGATTAAAAGCAGGTGCCAATGTTGTAATGCCAGATTTTACACCATTTCCTTATAGAGAACAATATCAAATTTATGCTAATAGAAAGTGCATGTCGGATGATCCTAAATCCTGTCGCTCTTGTTTACAACTTCAAATTGAATCAATAGGTAGAAAAATATCCACATCCAGAGGCGATTCATTAAAAATGCATTTAAATAGCTAA